One Glaciihabitans arcticus DNA window includes the following coding sequences:
- the aceE gene encoding pyruvate dehydrogenase (acetyl-transferring), homodimeric type, protein MTVNDQDPYSVNHIDKDPEETAEWQESLDALVATQGHERGREIMLSLLKRSKELHLGVPMVPTTDYLNTINVEDEPVFPGNEEIERKYRAWIRWNAAITVHRAQRPGIGVGGHISTYASSAALYEVGHNHFFRGAGHSGGGDQIFYQGHASPGMYARAFLEGRLSTDQLDGFRQEKSHPTGGLSSYPHPRLMPDFWQFPTVSMGLGPINAIYQAQSNRYLTNRGIKDASDQQVWAFLGDGEMDEVESRGALQWAANDGLDNLNFVINCNLQRLDGPVRGNGKIIQELESFFRGAGWNVIKVVWGREWDDLLKNDHEGALRDLMNRTPDGDYQTYKAESGAYVRENFFGRDPRTLKMVEHLTDDQVWGLKRGGHDYRKVYAAFKAASEHKGQPTVILAKTVKGYGLGPSFEGRNATHQMKKLTLDNLKQFRDEMHIPITDAALEENPYQPPFYHPGDQDEAIQYLQERRRELGGYLPERRSRFTQIEMPEEKTYEIAAKGSGKQEIATTMAFARLLKDLLRDKSVGKRIVPIIPDEARTFGMDAYFPTAKIYNPNGQTYTSVDRELLLAYKESPQGQIVHVGINEAGAFAAFTAAGTQYATNGEPLIPVYVFYSMFGFQRTGDAMWAAGDQMARGFIMGATAGRTTLTGEGLQHADGHSLLLASTNPAVISYDAAYGYELGAIVKDGIERMYGGAHEDPNVMYYLTLYNEPIVQPAEPENFDREGALKGIYHLRAAHNFGPRAQLLASGVAVPWALEAQQLLADDWNVAADVWSVTSWSELRRDGLAAEEHNFLNPDSDPVIPYVTKKLAASEGPFVAVTDFMHAVPDQIRQFVPRDYSTLGADDFGFSDTRAAARRYFKIDSHSMVVRTLEALVKKGELDPSIPAQAIARYRLLDVTAGTTGNAGGDS, encoded by the coding sequence GTGACGGTCAACGACCAGGACCCATACTCGGTGAATCACATCGACAAGGACCCGGAGGAGACTGCCGAGTGGCAGGAATCCCTGGACGCCCTCGTGGCGACGCAGGGGCACGAGCGCGGTCGCGAGATCATGCTCAGCCTCCTCAAGCGTTCCAAGGAACTGCACCTCGGCGTGCCGATGGTGCCGACAACGGACTACCTCAACACGATCAACGTTGAAGACGAGCCCGTGTTCCCCGGCAACGAGGAGATCGAGCGCAAGTACCGCGCGTGGATCCGCTGGAATGCCGCGATCACCGTTCATCGCGCACAGCGCCCCGGTATCGGTGTCGGCGGACACATCTCCACTTACGCGTCCTCCGCTGCCCTCTACGAGGTCGGGCACAACCACTTCTTCCGCGGTGCAGGGCACTCCGGCGGTGGCGACCAGATCTTTTACCAGGGTCACGCCTCCCCCGGCATGTACGCCCGCGCATTCCTCGAGGGACGCCTGAGCACCGACCAGCTCGACGGATTCCGCCAGGAGAAGTCGCACCCCACCGGCGGACTCTCCAGCTACCCGCACCCGCGTCTTATGCCGGACTTCTGGCAGTTCCCGACCGTCTCGATGGGTCTCGGCCCGATCAACGCGATCTACCAGGCCCAGTCGAACCGCTACCTGACCAACCGCGGCATCAAGGATGCCTCCGACCAGCAGGTCTGGGCCTTCCTCGGTGACGGCGAGATGGATGAGGTCGAAAGCCGTGGAGCCCTGCAGTGGGCCGCCAACGACGGTCTCGACAACCTCAACTTCGTCATCAACTGCAACCTGCAGCGCCTCGACGGCCCGGTTCGCGGTAACGGCAAGATCATCCAGGAGCTCGAAAGCTTCTTCCGCGGTGCCGGCTGGAATGTCATCAAGGTCGTCTGGGGTCGCGAGTGGGATGACCTGCTCAAGAACGACCACGAGGGCGCGTTGCGCGATCTTATGAACCGCACGCCCGACGGCGACTACCAGACCTACAAGGCCGAGTCCGGCGCCTACGTTCGTGAGAACTTCTTCGGCCGCGACCCGCGCACCCTCAAGATGGTGGAGCACCTCACCGACGATCAGGTCTGGGGACTCAAGCGCGGCGGCCACGACTACCGCAAGGTCTACGCCGCGTTCAAGGCGGCATCCGAGCACAAGGGCCAGCCGACCGTCATCCTCGCGAAGACCGTCAAGGGCTATGGCCTCGGCCCGAGCTTCGAGGGACGCAACGCGACCCACCAGATGAAGAAGCTCACCCTCGACAACCTCAAGCAGTTCCGTGACGAGATGCACATCCCGATCACCGACGCCGCCCTCGAGGAGAACCCGTACCAGCCGCCGTTCTACCACCCTGGCGACCAGGACGAGGCGATCCAGTACCTGCAGGAGCGTCGTCGCGAGCTGGGCGGCTACCTGCCCGAGCGTCGTTCGCGCTTCACGCAGATCGAGATGCCCGAGGAGAAGACCTACGAGATCGCGGCCAAGGGCTCCGGCAAGCAGGAGATCGCCACGACCATGGCGTTCGCCCGACTGCTCAAGGACCTGCTGCGGGACAAGAGTGTCGGCAAGCGCATCGTGCCGATCATCCCGGATGAAGCGCGCACCTTCGGTATGGACGCCTACTTCCCGACGGCGAAGATCTACAACCCGAACGGCCAGACCTACACGTCGGTCGACCGGGAACTGCTGCTCGCCTACAAGGAGAGCCCGCAGGGGCAGATCGTGCACGTCGGTATCAACGAAGCCGGCGCCTTCGCCGCGTTCACGGCTGCGGGAACGCAGTACGCGACGAACGGCGAGCCGCTGATCCCGGTCTATGTCTTCTACTCGATGTTCGGGTTCCAGCGCACCGGCGACGCTATGTGGGCTGCCGGCGACCAGATGGCCCGAGGGTTCATCATGGGCGCAACGGCAGGACGCACGACGCTCACCGGTGAGGGACTGCAGCACGCTGACGGTCACTCGCTGCTGCTGGCGTCCACCAACCCGGCCGTCATCTCCTACGACGCAGCGTATGGCTACGAGCTCGGCGCCATCGTCAAGGACGGCATCGAGCGCATGTACGGCGGGGCGCACGAAGACCCCAACGTCATGTACTACCTGACTCTGTACAACGAGCCGATCGTGCAGCCCGCGGAGCCCGAGAACTTCGACCGCGAGGGTGCGCTCAAGGGCATCTACCACCTGCGTGCCGCCCACAACTTCGGACCGCGCGCCCAGCTGCTCGCGTCAGGCGTTGCTGTGCCGTGGGCGCTCGAGGCCCAGCAGCTCCTCGCCGACGACTGGAATGTCGCGGCAGATGTCTGGTCGGTTACCTCGTGGAGCGAACTGCGTCGCGACGGCCTGGCGGCTGAGGAGCACAACTTCCTCAACCCCGACTCGGACCCGGTCATCCCGTACGTCACCAAGAAGCTCGCGGCCAGCGAAGGACCCTTCGTCGCCGTGACCGACTTCATGCACGCCGTACCCGACCAGATCCGCCAGTTCGTGCCGCGTGACTACTCAACGCTCGGCGCCGACGACTTCGGCTTCTCGGACACCCGCGCTGCGGCCCGCCGTTACTTCAAGATCGACAGCCACTCGATGGTCGTTCGTACTCTCGAGGCACTGGTCAAGAAGGGCGAGCTCGATCCGTCGATCCCCGCCCAGGCGATCGCTCGCTACCGCCTGCTCGACGTCACCGCCGGAACCACCGGCAACGCGGGCGGCGACAGCTAG
- a CDS encoding PucR family transcriptional regulator, protein MATTPKTKEQTLAWLRIISGELSTATLKRLDDTLPWYGDMPPGRRSAVGLVAQAGITSFISWFEDPKSTPWIAADVFGAAPRELLRSVSLQQTLQLIRITVEVVEARIGDGDDVLREAILLYSREIAFAAADVYARAAEARGLWDARLEALVVDSILSGEYDTELPSRIAALGWNGHGEVCVLVGTAPRILDVDQLRRTARHLDADVLIGVQGSRLVLVIGRATPAADEADDTPPMPFLDIATQLEPGFGPGHLVLGHEVPSLVDASKSAKAALAGFAVARAWRNAPRPTLADDLLPERAFAGDPLARSTLINRIYKPLQAHSTELLGTLWCYLDNGRSLEATARELFVHPNTVRYRLKRISEVIGWDATGAREALILQSALIIGSIAEPDPARKPSPRTP, encoded by the coding sequence GTGGCCACCACCCCCAAGACCAAGGAGCAGACGCTCGCCTGGCTGCGCATCATCTCCGGTGAGCTGTCGACGGCGACGCTGAAGCGACTCGACGACACGCTGCCCTGGTATGGCGACATGCCACCAGGGCGGCGTTCCGCCGTGGGTCTTGTGGCACAAGCGGGCATCACCTCGTTCATCAGCTGGTTCGAAGACCCGAAGTCGACCCCGTGGATCGCCGCCGACGTCTTCGGTGCCGCCCCGCGGGAGCTGCTCCGGTCCGTGTCTCTGCAGCAGACCCTTCAGCTCATCCGCATCACCGTGGAGGTCGTCGAGGCCCGCATCGGTGACGGGGATGACGTGCTGCGCGAGGCGATCCTGCTGTACTCGCGCGAGATCGCCTTCGCGGCGGCCGACGTGTACGCACGCGCGGCAGAGGCGCGCGGTTTGTGGGATGCCCGGCTCGAGGCCCTCGTCGTTGATTCGATCCTCAGCGGGGAGTACGACACCGAGCTGCCCAGCCGCATCGCCGCCCTCGGCTGGAACGGCCACGGCGAGGTCTGCGTGCTCGTCGGGACGGCCCCGCGCATACTCGACGTGGACCAGCTTCGGCGCACAGCCAGACACCTCGACGCCGACGTGCTCATCGGCGTGCAGGGCTCGCGCCTTGTGCTCGTGATCGGTCGCGCTACCCCTGCCGCCGATGAAGCGGATGACACTCCCCCCATGCCCTTCCTCGACATCGCGACCCAGCTCGAGCCGGGCTTCGGTCCGGGGCACCTGGTGCTGGGGCACGAGGTCCCCTCCCTCGTGGATGCATCGAAGAGCGCCAAGGCGGCTCTCGCCGGGTTCGCCGTGGCCCGGGCCTGGCGCAACGCGCCGCGTCCCACCCTCGCCGACGACCTGCTGCCCGAGCGCGCCTTCGCGGGCGACCCGCTCGCGCGCTCGACCCTCATCAACCGCATCTACAAGCCGCTGCAGGCGCACTCCACGGAACTTCTCGGCACGCTGTGGTGCTACCTCGACAACGGCCGCTCGCTCGAGGCCACGGCCCGCGAGCTCTTCGTTCACCCCAACACGGTGCGCTACCGCCTGAAGCGCATCAGCGAGGTCATCGGCTGGGACGCGACCGGTGCGCGCGAGGCACTCATCCTGCAGTCGGCGCTCATCATCGGCTCGATCGCCGAGCCCGACCCGGCCCGCAAACCCTCACCGCGCACGCCGTAA
- a CDS encoding DUF6194 family protein, producing the protein MDEILAVLRSLPGVLELAPVAGSEHPEISWGDHFFYYAPDGEVPTNRQPYATFVTKDYPDDASSQLSAPGRWRLNIHVGPELLASLVSSADPSEPDAFFPHPLYGDYGWVAVVNPGPVTMPRALDALREAHAADQRRVERRHS; encoded by the coding sequence ATGGACGAGATTCTCGCTGTGCTCAGGTCGTTGCCCGGAGTGCTGGAACTCGCCCCCGTCGCGGGGTCAGAGCACCCCGAGATCTCGTGGGGCGACCACTTCTTCTACTACGCGCCCGACGGCGAAGTGCCCACCAACCGCCAGCCGTACGCGACGTTTGTCACGAAGGACTACCCGGATGACGCGTCGTCGCAGCTCTCGGCGCCGGGTCGCTGGCGGCTCAACATTCACGTCGGGCCGGAGCTGCTCGCGTCGCTTGTGTCGTCGGCCGATCCCTCGGAACCGGACGCGTTCTTTCCCCACCCGCTCTACGGCGACTACGGCTGGGTCGCCGTGGTCAACCCGGGGCCTGTGACTATGCCACGCGCGCTCGACGCCCTGCGCGAGGCGCACGCCGCCGACCAGCGCCGGGTCGAGCGCCGCCACTCCTGA
- a CDS encoding alpha/beta fold hydrolase, producing the protein MRTLPISSSDGASTVVEVYGNSGPSVLFLPGLGVPISYFAPFLTEWADRGFTIYALELRGMPLSSTTDIRSNEFGYAHALEFDIPAAIAQTDIAVPFILAGHSLGGQLALLYTGRGTSEVAAVISIASGSSHASALKSSRLRIRRRAQVGTIGIIARTLGYHPGDRLGFGGRQPRRMIEDWAHEARTGRFRLAGSTFDDEGGIATITQPVLMLTLEGDRLISPEASGLLAARAVAAEVTKLHLTDERPFDHFRWARKQPAQVAGAVTIWLGQQQI; encoded by the coding sequence GTGCGCACTCTCCCGATCTCGAGCTCTGACGGCGCTTCGACCGTCGTCGAGGTGTACGGAAACTCAGGACCCTCGGTGCTCTTCCTGCCCGGGCTCGGGGTGCCGATCTCCTACTTTGCACCGTTCCTCACCGAATGGGCCGACCGCGGCTTCACGATCTACGCCCTTGAACTACGCGGGATGCCGCTCTCCTCCACCACCGATATCCGTTCGAACGAGTTCGGGTACGCCCACGCCCTTGAGTTCGACATCCCCGCGGCGATCGCGCAGACCGATATCGCGGTGCCCTTCATCCTCGCCGGTCACAGCCTCGGCGGCCAGCTCGCCCTGCTCTACACCGGACGCGGCACCAGCGAGGTCGCGGCCGTGATCAGCATCGCCAGCGGATCGAGCCACGCGAGCGCCCTGAAGAGTTCGCGACTCCGCATCCGCCGCCGGGCGCAGGTCGGCACGATCGGGATCATTGCACGCACCCTCGGCTATCACCCGGGTGACCGTCTTGGCTTCGGCGGACGCCAGCCCCGGCGCATGATCGAGGACTGGGCGCACGAGGCCCGCACGGGCCGATTCCGCCTGGCGGGGAGCACGTTCGACGACGAGGGCGGCATCGCCACCATCACACAACCGGTGCTGATGCTTACTCTTGAGGGCGACCGGCTGATCTCCCCCGAAGCCTCTGGCCTGCTCGCCGCGCGGGCCGTGGCCGCCGAGGTGACCAAGCTGCACCTGACCGACGAGCGTCCGTTCGACCACTTCCGCTGGGCGCGCAAGCAGCCTGCGCAGGTCGCCGGCGCCGTCACCATCTGGCTCGGGCAGCAGCAGATTTAG
- a CDS encoding ACP S-malonyltransferase, with protein sequence MIVIVAPGQGSQTPGFLEPWLAEERFRDQLAGISDAVGLDLLAHGTTSDADTIRDTAIAQPVIVAAGLLTLTALFADGRREKVAGVAGHSVGELTAAAAAGILSETDAVRFVRERGTAMAKAAALTPTGMSAVLGGDEDALLARLAELGLEPANFNGGGQIVVAGALDALDALKDNPIAGSRVIALQVAGAFHTRYMEPAVEHLRGVAGELEIHDPSLQIWSNVDGAAVASGADFVDRLVGQVSSPVRWDKTMASFADAGVTGLIELAPAGALVGLAKRGLKGVPTVAVKTPDDLAAAYEMIDGDA encoded by the coding sequence GTGATCGTCATCGTTGCGCCCGGTCAGGGCTCCCAGACCCCCGGTTTCCTCGAGCCCTGGCTCGCCGAAGAGAGGTTCCGCGACCAGCTCGCCGGCATCTCCGACGCGGTCGGTCTCGACCTCCTCGCCCACGGCACGACCAGCGACGCGGACACCATCCGCGACACCGCCATCGCCCAGCCCGTCATCGTCGCGGCCGGCCTGCTGACCCTCACCGCCCTCTTCGCCGACGGCCGTCGCGAGAAGGTCGCGGGCGTCGCCGGCCACTCCGTCGGTGAGCTCACCGCCGCAGCCGCAGCGGGAATCCTCAGCGAGACCGACGCCGTGCGCTTCGTGCGCGAGCGTGGCACCGCCATGGCGAAGGCCGCGGCCCTCACCCCGACCGGCATGAGCGCCGTGCTCGGCGGCGACGAAGACGCCCTGCTCGCCCGCCTCGCCGAACTCGGCCTCGAGCCCGCCAACTTCAATGGCGGCGGCCAGATCGTCGTCGCCGGCGCCCTCGACGCGCTCGACGCGCTCAAGGACAACCCCATCGCCGGCAGCCGCGTCATCGCGCTGCAGGTCGCAGGCGCCTTCCACACCCGCTACATGGAGCCCGCCGTCGAGCACCTGCGCGGCGTTGCGGGCGAGCTCGAGATTCACGACCCGAGCCTGCAGATCTGGTCGAACGTGGATGGCGCGGCCGTCGCATCCGGAGCGGACTTCGTCGACCGGCTCGTCGGCCAGGTCTCCTCGCCGGTACGGTGGGACAAGACGATGGCGTCCTTCGCGGATGCCGGAGTGACAGGGCTCATCGAGCTCGCACCGGCCGGCGCACTCGTCGGACTGGCAAAGCGTGGCCTCAAGGGCGTACCGACGGTTGCCGTCAAAACCCCCGACGACCTGGCCGCGGCGTACGAAATGATCGACGGAGACGCATGA
- a CDS encoding beta-ketoacyl-ACP synthase III: MTHPVLTQSRGVEFTRIYSYGAARGDLLVPNSELIGPIDSSDEWIQQRTGIITRTRASHDVSATDLASDAAKEAIEKSGVDAALIDLVIVATISNVQQTPSMAAVVADRVGSNPAAAYDTNAACAGFSYAVTQADALIRSGAAHYALVIGAEKLSDVVDPTDRSISFLLGDGAGAVVIGPSDFPGIAAPVWGSDGSKADAVGMNATLTQFRDGETTWPTLRQEGQTVFRWAVWEMAKVAKQALEVAGITVDDLAAFIPHQANMRIVDEFAKQLGLPETVVIGRDIANTGNTSAASIPLATHRLLADHPELSGGLALQIGFGAGLVFGAQVVVLP, encoded by the coding sequence ATGACCCACCCAGTCCTCACCCAGTCCCGCGGTGTCGAGTTCACCCGCATCTACAGCTACGGGGCCGCTCGCGGCGACCTGCTCGTACCGAACAGCGAGCTCATCGGCCCGATCGATTCGAGCGACGAGTGGATTCAGCAGCGCACCGGCATCATCACCCGCACCCGTGCATCGCACGACGTGAGCGCCACCGACCTCGCAAGTGACGCGGCGAAAGAGGCCATCGAGAAGTCCGGCGTCGACGCCGCGCTCATCGACCTCGTCATCGTCGCGACCATCAGCAACGTGCAGCAGACGCCTTCGATGGCTGCGGTGGTCGCCGACCGCGTCGGATCCAACCCCGCCGCCGCCTACGACACCAACGCCGCGTGCGCGGGCTTCAGCTACGCGGTCACGCAGGCCGACGCGCTCATCCGCTCGGGAGCCGCGCACTACGCGCTCGTGATCGGCGCGGAGAAGCTGTCCGACGTCGTCGACCCGACCGACCGCTCGATCTCCTTCTTGCTGGGCGACGGAGCTGGAGCGGTCGTCATCGGCCCGAGCGACTTCCCCGGAATCGCCGCACCCGTGTGGGGCTCCGACGGCTCCAAGGCCGATGCCGTCGGCATGAACGCGACCCTCACCCAGTTCCGCGACGGCGAGACCACGTGGCCGACGCTCCGCCAGGAGGGCCAGACCGTGTTCCGCTGGGCGGTCTGGGAGATGGCCAAGGTCGCCAAGCAGGCACTCGAGGTTGCGGGAATCACCGTCGACGACCTTGCGGCCTTCATCCCGCACCAGGCCAACATGCGCATCGTCGACGAGTTCGCGAAGCAGCTGGGCCTGCCCGAGACGGTCGTCATTGGCCGGGATATCGCGAACACGGGAAACACGTCCGCGGCGTCCATCCCGCTCGCCACCCACCGACTCCTCGCGGATCATCCCGAGCTCAGCGGCGGCCTCGCCCTGCAGATCGGATTCGGCGCAGGACTCGTCTTCGGCGCGCAGGTAGTGGTGCTCCCGTAG
- a CDS encoding acyl carrier protein, giving the protein MALSTEEVLAGLAELINDETGIATDTVELDKSFTDDLDIDSISMMTIVVNAEEKFDVKIPDEEVKNLKTVGDAVSFITAAQG; this is encoded by the coding sequence ATGGCATTGTCCACCGAAGAAGTTCTCGCCGGCCTGGCCGAACTGATCAACGACGAGACCGGCATCGCAACCGACACGGTCGAGCTGGACAAGTCGTTCACCGACGACCTGGACATCGACTCGATCTCGATGATGACGATCGTCGTCAACGCTGAAGAGAAGTTCGACGTCAAGATCCCCGACGAAGAGGTCAAGAACCTCAAGACCGTCGGTGACGCCGTCAGCTTCATCACCGCAGCACAGGGCTAG
- the fabF gene encoding beta-ketoacyl-ACP synthase II encodes MTKKIVVTGLGATSPLGGTAPESWAALLAGESGVASLQQDWVKELDLPVTFAAQAKVRPEDVLSRQETKRLDPSSQFALISAREAWADAGLEGSDVDPDRVGVDYSTGIGGLWTLLDAWDTLKEKGPRRVLPMTIPMLMPNAAAAAVSMNLKARAYARTDVSACASSTEAIANAYDHLQKGYADVVVAGGTEAVVHPLPIASFAAMQALSKRNDDPATASRPYDISRDGFVLGEGAGSIVLETEEHALARGARIYAELAGGGVTSDSYHITAPDPEGSGAARAVYAALGQAGATPDDVAHINAHATSTPVGDIAEYKALLAVFGDRVHSIPVSATKAATGHLLGGTGALEAIFTILALHNRLAPPTINLTSQDPEILLDVVTSPRPLGDGPLLAISNSFGFGGHNSVVAFRSY; translated from the coding sequence ATGACCAAGAAGATCGTTGTTACAGGCCTGGGTGCCACCTCACCCCTCGGCGGAACGGCTCCCGAATCGTGGGCAGCCCTCCTCGCCGGTGAGTCCGGCGTCGCCTCCCTCCAGCAGGACTGGGTCAAGGAGCTCGACCTCCCCGTGACCTTTGCCGCGCAGGCGAAGGTGCGCCCCGAAGACGTGCTGAGCCGCCAGGAGACCAAGCGTCTCGACCCCTCCAGCCAATTCGCCCTCATCTCGGCACGCGAGGCCTGGGCCGACGCCGGCCTCGAAGGCTCAGACGTCGACCCCGATCGTGTGGGCGTCGACTACTCCACCGGCATCGGTGGGCTGTGGACCCTCCTCGACGCGTGGGACACGCTCAAGGAGAAGGGCCCGCGCCGCGTGCTCCCCATGACCATCCCCATGCTCATGCCGAATGCCGCAGCTGCCGCCGTGAGCATGAACCTCAAGGCCCGCGCCTACGCCCGCACCGATGTGTCCGCGTGCGCCTCCAGCACCGAGGCCATCGCGAATGCCTACGACCACCTGCAGAAGGGCTACGCCGATGTCGTCGTTGCCGGCGGTACCGAGGCTGTGGTGCATCCTCTGCCGATCGCATCGTTCGCTGCCATGCAGGCGCTCTCGAAGCGCAACGACGACCCTGCGACCGCCTCGCGCCCCTACGACATCAGCCGTGACGGCTTTGTACTCGGTGAGGGCGCCGGCAGCATCGTGCTCGAGACCGAGGAGCACGCCCTCGCACGCGGAGCCCGCATTTACGCCGAGCTCGCCGGTGGTGGCGTGACCAGCGACTCGTACCACATCACCGCGCCCGACCCCGAGGGATCCGGCGCTGCGCGCGCCGTCTACGCCGCCCTGGGCCAGGCCGGCGCGACTCCGGATGACGTTGCCCACATCAACGCCCACGCGACGAGCACGCCCGTCGGTGACATCGCCGAATACAAGGCGCTGCTCGCCGTGTTCGGCGACCGGGTGCACTCGATCCCCGTCTCAGCCACGAAGGCGGCGACCGGCCATCTGCTCGGTGGAACCGGCGCGCTCGAGGCGATCTTCACCATCCTCGCGCTGCACAACCGCCTCGCTCCCCCGACGATCAACCTGACGTCGCAGGATCCCGAGATCCTGCTGGACGTCGTAACCTCGCCCCGTCCGCTCGGCGACGGGCCGCTGCTCGCCATCAGTAACTCGTTCGGCTTCGGGGGCCACAACTCCGTGGTGGCGTTCCGCAGCTACTGA